The following are encoded together in the Phenylobacterium sp. NIBR 498073 genome:
- the acnA gene encoding aconitate hydratase AcnA encodes MASNDSLKTRRELVVGDKTYVYYSLRAAEEAGLSNVARLPVSMKVLLENLLRNEDGTTVGADDLKALAAWIDNKGSVEHEISFRPARVLMQDFTGVPAVVDLAAMRDAMTSLGADPEKINPLNPVDLVIDHSVMVDYFGTAKAFGENVEREYERNIERYRFLRWGSSAFNNFRVVPPGTGICHQVNLEYLAQTVWLNDEDGASVAYPDTVVGTDSHTTMINGLAVLGWGVGGIEAEAAMLGQPIPMLIPEVIGFKLTGTLPDGATATDLVLTVTQMLRKKGVVGKFVEFFGPGLAGLTLEDQATIANMAPEYGATCGFFPVTKATIDYLRATGRDAARADLVEAYAKEQGMWVEAGDPDPVFTDTLELDLGAVLPSLAGPKRPQDRVLLSDAAAEFKAALAKDFGKTGEEPRVPVAGEKFDVGNGDVVIAAITSCTNTSNPSVLIAAGLVAKKAVEKGLKVKPWVKTSLAPGSQVVTDYLKAAGLTKSLDALGFNLVGYGCTTCIGNSGPLPEAISEAVNAADLVACSVLSGNRNFEGRVNQDVRANYLASPPLVVAYALAGNMNIDLATESLGEGKDGNPVFLKDIWPTSEEIATLQRKHVTQKMFATRYADVFKGDKNWQGIKVSGGQTYAWDMGSTYVQNPPYFQDMKMEPEPVNDIVEARILGVFGDSITTDHISPAGSIKATSPAGVYLRERQVPATEFNSYGARRGNHEIMMRGTFANIRIRNKITPDIEGGVTKHFPSGDVMSIYDAAMRYQAEGRPAVVFAGKEYGTGSSRDWAAKGTKLLGVRAVIAESFERIHRSNLVGMGVLPLQFTQDGWQKLGLTGEEIVTIRGLTELAPRKQLTVEMYRPSDGRIARFPVRCRIDTPTELEYFKNGGVLNYVLRNLAGGSAA; translated from the coding sequence ATGGCGTCTAACGACAGCCTGAAGACCCGCCGCGAACTGGTCGTCGGCGACAAGACCTACGTCTACTACAGCCTTCGCGCCGCAGAGGAAGCCGGTCTTTCGAACGTGGCCCGCCTGCCCGTCTCGATGAAGGTGCTGCTCGAGAACCTGCTGCGCAACGAAGACGGCACGACCGTCGGCGCCGACGACCTGAAGGCGCTGGCCGCCTGGATCGACAACAAGGGCTCGGTCGAGCACGAAATCAGCTTCCGCCCGGCCCGCGTGCTGATGCAGGACTTCACCGGCGTTCCGGCCGTGGTCGACCTGGCCGCCATGCGCGACGCCATGACCAGCCTCGGCGCCGACCCGGAAAAGATCAACCCGCTGAACCCCGTCGACCTGGTCATCGACCACTCGGTGATGGTCGACTACTTCGGCACCGCCAAGGCCTTCGGCGAGAACGTCGAGCGTGAATACGAGCGCAACATCGAGCGCTACCGCTTCCTGCGCTGGGGCTCCTCGGCCTTCAACAACTTCCGCGTCGTGCCGCCCGGCACCGGCATCTGCCACCAGGTGAACCTGGAGTACCTGGCCCAGACCGTGTGGCTGAACGACGAGGACGGCGCCTCGGTCGCCTATCCGGACACCGTGGTCGGCACCGACTCGCACACCACCATGATCAACGGCCTGGCCGTTCTGGGCTGGGGCGTCGGCGGCATCGAGGCCGAGGCGGCCATGCTGGGCCAGCCGATCCCGATGCTGATCCCGGAAGTCATCGGCTTCAAGCTGACCGGCACGCTGCCGGACGGCGCGACCGCCACCGACCTGGTGCTGACCGTCACCCAGATGCTCCGCAAGAAGGGCGTGGTCGGCAAGTTCGTCGAGTTCTTCGGCCCGGGCCTCGCCGGCCTGACCCTGGAAGACCAGGCGACCATCGCCAACATGGCCCCGGAATACGGCGCCACCTGCGGCTTCTTCCCGGTCACCAAGGCGACCATCGACTACCTGCGCGCCACCGGCCGTGACGCCGCCCGCGCCGATCTGGTCGAGGCCTACGCCAAGGAACAGGGCATGTGGGTCGAGGCCGGCGATCCGGACCCGGTCTTCACCGACACCCTCGAGCTGGACCTCGGCGCGGTGCTGCCGTCGCTGGCCGGCCCGAAGCGCCCGCAGGACCGCGTGCTGCTCTCGGACGCCGCCGCTGAGTTCAAGGCCGCCCTGGCCAAGGACTTCGGCAAGACCGGCGAAGAGCCCCGCGTGCCGGTGGCCGGCGAGAAGTTCGACGTCGGCAACGGCGACGTCGTGATCGCCGCCATCACCTCCTGCACCAACACCTCGAACCCCTCGGTGCTGATCGCCGCCGGCCTGGTCGCCAAGAAGGCGGTCGAAAAGGGCCTGAAGGTGAAGCCGTGGGTGAAGACCTCGCTGGCCCCCGGGTCGCAGGTCGTGACCGACTACCTGAAGGCCGCCGGCCTGACCAAGTCGCTCGACGCGCTGGGCTTCAACCTGGTCGGCTACGGCTGCACCACCTGCATCGGCAACTCCGGCCCGCTGCCGGAAGCGATCTCGGAAGCGGTCAACGCCGCCGACCTGGTCGCCTGCTCGGTGCTCTCGGGCAACCGTAACTTCGAAGGCCGCGTGAACCAGGACGTCCGCGCCAACTACCTGGCCTCGCCGCCGCTGGTGGTGGCCTACGCCCTGGCCGGCAACATGAACATCGACCTGGCCACCGAGTCGCTCGGCGAAGGCAAGGACGGCAATCCGGTGTTCCTGAAGGACATCTGGCCGACCTCGGAAGAGATCGCCACCCTGCAGCGCAAGCACGTCACCCAGAAGATGTTCGCGACCCGCTACGCCGACGTCTTCAAGGGCGACAAGAACTGGCAGGGCATCAAGGTGTCCGGCGGCCAGACCTACGCCTGGGACATGGGTTCGACCTACGTGCAGAACCCGCCGTACTTCCAGGACATGAAGATGGAGCCGGAGCCGGTCAACGACATCGTCGAGGCCCGCATCCTCGGCGTGTTCGGCGACTCGATCACCACCGACCACATCAGCCCGGCCGGCTCGATCAAGGCGACCTCGCCGGCCGGCGTCTATCTGCGTGAGCGCCAAGTGCCCGCCACGGAGTTCAACTCCTACGGCGCGCGCCGCGGCAACCACGAGATCATGATGCGCGGCACCTTCGCCAACATCCGGATCCGCAACAAGATCACCCCGGACATCGAAGGCGGCGTGACCAAGCACTTCCCGTCGGGCGACGTCATGTCGATCTATGACGCGGCCATGCGCTACCAGGCCGAAGGCCGTCCGGCGGTCGTCTTCGCCGGCAAGGAATACGGCACCGGCTCGTCGCGCGACTGGGCGGCCAAGGGCACCAAGCTGCTGGGCGTCCGCGCGGTCATCGCCGAGAGCTTCGAGCGGATCCACCGCTCGAACCTGGTCGGCATGGGCGTGCTGCCGCTGCAGTTCACCCAGGACGGCTGGCAGAAGCTGGGCCTGACCGGCGAGGAGATCGTGACCATCCGCGGCCTCACCGAGCTGGCCCCGCGCAAGCAGCTGACCGTCGAGATGTACCGTCCGTCGGACGGCCGCATCGCCCGCTTCCCGGTCCGTTGCCGCATCGATACCCCGACCGAGCTTGAGTACTTCAAGAACGGCGGCGTGCTAAACTACGTGCTGCGCAACCTGGCCGGCGGTTCGGCGGCCTAA
- the ccmA gene encoding heme ABC exporter ATP-binding protein CcmA: MIEALVIENLALQRGGRLLFSGLGFELPAGRAAALIGRNGAGKTSLLRAIAGLTPLEAGTIRFGTLDPVDARAEHVHLAGHQDGQKPARTAWEELAFWARWNGAGESAAREAAARLELTRLLDLEVRRLSAGQRRRLSLARLLAAPRALWLLDEPLSPLDADWRARFGELMGEHLAGGGLIVAAVHDPLPIPALAVEIGLETEGAAS; the protein is encoded by the coding sequence GTGATCGAGGCGCTGGTGATCGAGAATCTGGCGCTTCAACGCGGCGGAAGGCTTTTGTTTTCGGGGCTGGGCTTCGAATTGCCGGCCGGGCGGGCGGCGGCGCTGATCGGTCGCAACGGCGCCGGCAAGACCAGTCTGCTGCGGGCCATCGCCGGGCTCACGCCGCTGGAGGCCGGGACCATCCGGTTCGGGACGCTGGACCCCGTCGACGCCCGCGCCGAGCACGTCCATCTGGCCGGCCACCAGGACGGCCAGAAGCCGGCCCGCACGGCCTGGGAGGAGCTTGCCTTCTGGGCGCGCTGGAACGGGGCCGGCGAATCGGCCGCCCGCGAGGCGGCCGCCCGGCTGGAGCTGACCCGGCTGCTGGACCTGGAGGTGCGGCGGCTGTCGGCCGGCCAGCGCCGGCGGCTGTCGCTGGCCCGGCTGCTGGCCGCGCCGCGCGCGCTCTGGCTGCTCGACGAGCCCTTGAGCCCGCTCGACGCCGACTGGCGCGCCCGCTTCGGCGAGCTGATGGGCGAACACCTGGCCGGCGGCGGCCTGATCGTGGCGGCCGTGCACGACCCGCTGCCGATCCCCGCGCTAGCCGTCGAGATCGGACTTGAGACCGAGGGGGCCGCATCGTGA
- the ccmB gene encoding heme exporter protein CcmB, translating into MSRAMALLSREAALAWGRGGGPMVSLAFYAGVATLLPLATGPEPARLAAVAPGAAWVALALAALLSLDRLFERDYEDGALDLLTLSSVPLEIACAIKCLGQWLATAAPLAFAAPVAAIALGAKPHLAPLIFACALMGGLAFAFVGGIGAALSLGARRGGLLTAVIVLPLFVPPVIFGGGALDAFAGGLPWTAGFALLAAYAAAAVALGPIAMAAACRNALS; encoded by the coding sequence GTGAGCCGCGCCATGGCCCTGCTCTCGCGCGAGGCGGCCCTGGCCTGGGGCCGCGGCGGCGGCCCGATGGTCTCGCTGGCCTTCTACGCCGGGGTCGCCACCCTCCTGCCGCTGGCCACCGGCCCGGAGCCAGCGCGCCTGGCCGCGGTCGCGCCCGGCGCAGCCTGGGTGGCGCTGGCGCTGGCCGCCCTGCTCTCGCTCGACCGCCTGTTCGAGCGCGACTACGAGGACGGCGCCCTCGATCTGCTGACCCTGTCGTCGGTCCCGCTGGAGATCGCCTGCGCGATCAAATGCCTGGGACAGTGGCTGGCCACCGCCGCGCCGCTCGCCTTCGCCGCTCCGGTCGCGGCCATCGCCCTGGGCGCCAAGCCGCACCTGGCGCCGCTGATCTTCGCCTGCGCGCTGATGGGCGGCCTGGCCTTCGCCTTCGTCGGCGGCATCGGCGCGGCGCTGAGCCTCGGCGCACGGCGCGGCGGGCTGCTGACCGCGGTGATCGTGCTGCCGCTGTTCGTGCCGCCGGTGATCTTCGGCGGCGGGGCGCTGGACGCCTTCGCCGGCGGACTGCCATGGACGGCAGGGTTTGCGCTGCTGGCGGCCTATGCCGCCGCCGCCGTGGCGCTGGGCCCGATCGCCATGGCCGCGGCCTGCCGCAACGCCCTCAGCTAG
- a CDS encoding nuclear transport factor 2 family protein, whose protein sequence is MRNLLAGLVMTCALVGGPALAADLDEVAVRKIEATAYDYVDGQLEGDADRVARSLHPDLAKRAVKPTPDEALGLRRMSKEELVDLTRRGVLKTPRENWERKVQVLDIAGDVAVARVETPWFIDYFHLGRFGDRWVIVNAMWQPKPQPAVTD, encoded by the coding sequence ATGCGTAACCTTCTCGCGGGCCTGGTCATGACCTGCGCCCTCGTCGGCGGCCCCGCCCTGGCGGCCGACCTCGACGAGGTCGCGGTGCGGAAGATCGAGGCGACCGCCTACGACTATGTCGACGGCCAGCTGGAAGGCGACGCCGATCGGGTCGCGCGCTCGCTGCACCCGGACCTCGCCAAGCGCGCGGTGAAGCCGACGCCGGACGAGGCGCTCGGCCTGCGCCGGATGAGCAAGGAGGAGCTTGTCGACCTGACCCGCCGCGGCGTGCTGAAGACCCCGCGCGAGAACTGGGAGCGCAAGGTGCAGGTGCTGGACATCGCCGGCGACGTGGCTGTCGCCCGGGTCGAGACGCCCTGGTTCATCGACTACTTCCACCTCGGCCGGTTCGGCGACCGCTGGGTGATCGTCAACGCCATGTGGCAGCCCAAGCCGCAGCCGGCCGTCACTGACTGA
- a CDS encoding Spy/CpxP family protein refolding chaperone: MTFTKLAPVALGGVLLTSLLASASLAQQPPPAAAPGQPRDGRGEWRRADPEAMAARRADHLRAALQLRPEQEPALKAFLAASQPAARPAPGDRAAMAAMTTPQRLDAQRARMTERLARFDQRAAATKKFYAQLSPAQQKAFDTLAPRGPGKGMGGRHGGHGPQGG, translated from the coding sequence ATGACTTTCACGAAACTCGCGCCCGTCGCGCTCGGCGGCGTCCTGCTGACCAGCCTGCTGGCCAGCGCCAGCCTCGCCCAGCAGCCGCCGCCCGCCGCCGCGCCGGGCCAACCGCGCGACGGTCGCGGCGAATGGCGCCGTGCCGATCCCGAAGCGATGGCCGCGCGCCGCGCCGACCATCTGCGCGCGGCGCTGCAGCTGCGGCCAGAGCAGGAGCCGGCGCTTAAGGCGTTCCTCGCCGCCAGCCAGCCGGCCGCCCGCCCGGCCCCCGGCGACCGCGCCGCCATGGCCGCGATGACCACGCCCCAGCGGCTCGACGCCCAGCGGGCGCGGATGACCGAGCGGCTCGCCCGCTTCGACCAGCGCGCGGCGGCGACCAAGAAGTTCTACGCTCAGCTGAGCCCGGCCCAGCAGAAGGCCTTCGACACCCTGGCCCCGCGCGGCCCCGGCAAGGGCATGGGCGGACGTCACGGCGGCCATGGACCGCAGGGCGGCTAG
- the ccmC gene encoding heme ABC transporter permease CcmC — protein MIPAPAFLSNPERFMVFSRWAAPMFGAIALVLALAGLWLGFTAPEDYQQGDTVRLMFIHVPASWMSMFVYACLATASFLALVFRHALADAAARAAAPLGAAFTFMALFTGSLWGRPMWGTWWQWDARMTSVLVLFLVYLAYMALRASLDDETKAARACAILALVGAVNLPVIKFSVDWWNTLHQGASVFRAEGPAMTNDYLWPLLLMGLAYMSAFGSLWLVGIRAQVWRRRAEAAALRAARG, from the coding sequence ATGATCCCGGCGCCGGCCTTTCTGTCGAATCCCGAGCGGTTCATGGTCTTTTCCCGCTGGGCCGCCCCGATGTTCGGCGCGATCGCGCTCGTCCTGGCGCTGGCGGGCCTGTGGCTCGGCTTCACCGCCCCGGAGGACTACCAGCAGGGCGACACCGTCCGGCTGATGTTCATCCATGTGCCGGCCTCGTGGATGAGCATGTTCGTCTACGCCTGCCTGGCGACCGCGAGCTTCCTGGCGCTGGTGTTCCGCCACGCCCTGGCCGACGCCGCCGCCCGCGCCGCAGCCCCGCTGGGCGCGGCCTTCACCTTCATGGCGCTGTTCACCGGCTCGCTGTGGGGCCGCCCGATGTGGGGCACCTGGTGGCAGTGGGACGCGCGGATGACCTCGGTGCTGGTGCTGTTCCTGGTCTACCTCGCCTACATGGCCCTGCGCGCCTCGCTGGACGACGAGACCAAGGCCGCCCGCGCCTGCGCGATCCTGGCCCTGGTCGGGGCGGTGAACCTGCCGGTGATCAAGTTCTCGGTCGACTGGTGGAACACCTTGCACCAGGGGGCCTCGGTGTTCCGCGCCGAGGGCCCGGCGATGACCAACGACTATCTGTGGCCGCTGCTGCTGATGGGCCTGGCCTACATGTCGGCCTTCGGCTCGCTGTGGCTGGTCGGCATCCGCGCCCAGGTCTGGCGCCGCCGGGCCGAGGCCGCGGCCCTGCGCGCGGCGAGAGGATAA
- the ccmD gene encoding heme exporter protein CcmD produces the protein MLDLDAGKYALFVWPAYGLTALVFLGMIVFTLRQSRIWRRRAEQDGQ, from the coding sequence ATGCTCGACCTCGACGCCGGCAAGTATGCGCTTTTCGTGTGGCCGGCCTATGGCCTGACCGCGCTGGTCTTCCTCGGGATGATCGTCTTCACCCTGCGCCAGTCGCGCATCTGGCGCCGCCGCGCCGAGCAGGACGGCCAGTGA
- a CDS encoding DsbE family thiol:disulfide interchange protein — MNRTLAFLPLAALLALGLLFGLYSLKRDPQVKPDALVGKPLPELTLPALDTGRPVRLHDAAQPAPVLVNIFASWCAPCEIEHPVLVDLKKQGVRIVGVAYKDAPENTKAFIGRLGDPYSERLVDRDGRAGIDLGVTGVPETYLVGPGGQILAKHTGPLTPEKARELLAKAPR; from the coding sequence GTGAACCGCACCCTCGCCTTCCTGCCGCTGGCCGCGCTGCTGGCGCTCGGCCTGCTGTTCGGCCTCTATTCGCTCAAGCGCGACCCGCAGGTGAAGCCCGACGCCCTGGTCGGCAAGCCGCTGCCCGAGCTGACCCTGCCGGCGCTCGACACCGGCCGCCCGGTGCGGCTGCACGACGCCGCCCAACCGGCGCCGGTGCTGGTCAACATCTTCGCCTCGTGGTGCGCCCCCTGCGAGATCGAGCATCCGGTGCTGGTCGACCTGAAGAAGCAAGGCGTGCGCATCGTCGGCGTCGCCTACAAGGACGCGCCCGAGAACACCAAGGCCTTCATCGGCCGGCTCGGCGACCCTTATTCCGAACGCCTGGTGGACCGCGACGGCCGGGCCGGCATCGACCTCGGCGTCACCGGCGTGCCGGAGACCTACCTGGTCGGCCCCGGCGGCCAGATTCTGGCCAAGCACACCGGGCCGCTGACCCCGGAAAAGGCGCGCGAGCTGCTGGCCAAGGCGCCGCGTTAA
- a CDS encoding MarR family transcriptional regulator, whose amino-acid sequence MAKSKSQDKKKGLPALEKSPSHLLHRALQLALDIYADEQGEGGVTQRQYAVLAAVEAYEGLTQTDLVRTTGIDRSTLADMVARMIVKGLLERQRSTADARANAVSLTQAGRAALAEAKPKMAAADARLLRLLSSAKREALTAGLRELIRAGDEAAAEPVPLAAKKPKADKAEKPKKAKADKADKAKKKKLKKAA is encoded by the coding sequence ATGGCCAAGTCGAAGTCCCAGGACAAGAAGAAGGGCCTGCCGGCCCTGGAGAAGTCGCCCAGTCATCTGCTGCACCGGGCGCTGCAACTGGCGCTCGACATCTATGCCGACGAGCAGGGCGAGGGCGGGGTCACCCAGCGACAATACGCGGTGCTGGCGGCGGTGGAGGCCTATGAGGGCCTGACCCAGACCGACCTGGTGCGCACGACCGGCATCGACCGCTCGACCCTGGCCGACATGGTCGCGCGGATGATCGTCAAGGGCCTGCTGGAGCGCCAACGCTCGACCGCCGACGCCCGCGCCAACGCCGTCAGCCTGACGCAGGCCGGCCGCGCGGCCCTGGCCGAAGCCAAGCCGAAGATGGCGGCGGCGGATGCGCGGCTGTTGCGGCTGCTGTCGAGCGCCAAGCGCGAGGCTCTGACCGCCGGGTTGCGCGAGCTGATCCGCGCCGGCGACGAGGCGGCCGCTGAGCCGGTGCCGCTCGCGGCCAAGAAGCCGAAGGCGGACAAGGCCGAGAAGCCGAAGAAGGCCAAGGCCGACAAGGCCGACAAGGCCAAGAAGAAGAAGCTCAAGAAGGCGGCCTGA
- a CDS encoding inner membrane-spanning protein YciB: MKLSPAARKWVRGVVDYGGLVAFLIGFFLNRGGGMTSQEALVQATWWLVGGSALGLVVGLAFEKRIAPFPLIAGGAALVFGGLTLFFHDVRFVKLKPTVMNSLFGVALLGGLILRKNPLKLLLGDAVKMPDEGWRKLTLNYGLFFLALAGLNEIVWRTQPDDIWVVFRFPGLLILTVLFGFAQVPLMMKYAKTDEPPPPHVE; this comes from the coding sequence ATGAAGCTCTCTCCGGCCGCTCGCAAGTGGGTCCGCGGCGTCGTCGACTATGGCGGTCTGGTCGCGTTCCTGATCGGCTTCTTCCTCAACCGCGGCGGCGGCATGACCTCGCAGGAGGCCCTGGTCCAGGCGACCTGGTGGCTGGTCGGCGGGTCGGCCCTGGGCCTGGTCGTCGGCCTGGCCTTCGAAAAGCGCATCGCCCCGTTCCCGCTGATCGCCGGCGGCGCGGCCCTGGTGTTCGGCGGCCTGACCCTGTTCTTCCACGACGTCCGCTTCGTGAAGCTGAAGCCGACGGTGATGAACAGCCTGTTCGGCGTGGCGCTGCTGGGCGGGCTGATCCTGCGCAAGAACCCGCTGAAGCTGCTGCTGGGCGATGCGGTGAAGATGCCGGACGAGGGCTGGCGCAAGCTGACCCTCAACTACGGCCTGTTCTTCCTGGCCCTGGCTGGGCTCAACGAGATCGTCTGGCGCACCCAGCCTGACGACATCTGGGTGGTGTTCCGCTTCCCCGGCCTGCTCATCCTCACGGTGCTGTTCGGCTTCGCCCAGGTGCCGCTGATGATGAAGTACGCCAAGACCGACGAGCCGCCGCCGCCCCACGTCGAATAG
- the ftsY gene encoding signal recognition particle-docking protein FtsY: protein MTEPKKGWFQRLTAGLSRSSKQMTEQVVSTFTKQPLDQAKLDELEEMLIEADLGPHSAARITQRFSDEKFGKSVDEREIKEALAEAIGAELESREGDFTPLAGPRPYVVMFIGVNGSGKTTTLGKIAADLVGRGAKVLVVAGDTFRAAAVEQLKVWAERSGADFMSRPTGSDAAGLAFDAVERAKAEGYDVVLIDTAGRLQNKQGLMDELLKVIRVVKKVEPEAPHETLLVLDATVGRNALAQENIFGNQIGVSGIVMTKLDGTARGGVLVPVAQASDSPIKLIGVGEGIDDLQPFKARAFARTLVGLDEA from the coding sequence ATGACCGAACCGAAGAAGGGCTGGTTCCAACGTCTCACCGCCGGGCTGTCGCGCTCGTCGAAGCAGATGACGGAACAGGTGGTCTCCACCTTCACCAAGCAGCCGCTGGACCAAGCCAAGCTCGACGAGCTGGAAGAAATGCTGATCGAGGCCGATCTCGGCCCACATTCGGCTGCGCGCATCACCCAGCGCTTTTCCGACGAGAAGTTCGGCAAGAGCGTCGACGAGCGCGAGATCAAGGAAGCCCTGGCCGAGGCCATCGGCGCCGAGCTGGAGAGCCGCGAGGGCGATTTCACGCCGCTCGCCGGGCCGCGCCCGTATGTGGTGATGTTCATCGGCGTGAACGGCTCGGGCAAGACCACCACCCTGGGCAAGATCGCCGCCGACCTGGTGGGACGCGGGGCCAAGGTGCTGGTGGTGGCCGGCGACACGTTCCGCGCCGCCGCCGTCGAGCAGCTGAAGGTCTGGGCCGAGCGCTCGGGCGCCGACTTCATGTCGCGTCCGACCGGTTCGGACGCCGCTGGCTTGGCCTTCGATGCGGTCGAGCGCGCCAAGGCCGAGGGCTACGACGTGGTGCTGATCGACACCGCCGGCCGCCTGCAGAACAAGCAGGGCCTGATGGACGAGCTGCTGAAGGTCATCCGCGTGGTCAAGAAGGTCGAGCCCGAGGCCCCGCACGAGACCCTGCTGGTGCTTGACGCCACGGTCGGCCGCAACGCGCTGGCCCAGGAAAACATCTTCGGCAACCAGATCGGGGTGTCGGGCATCGTCATGACCAAGCTGGACGGCACCGCCCGCGGCGGGGTGCTGGTGCCGGTGGCCCAGGCCTCCGACAGCCCCATCAAGCTCATCGGCGTGGGCGAGGGGATCGACGATCTGCAGCCGTTCAAGGCCCGCGCCTTCGCCCGCACCCTGGTTGGACTCGACGAGGCATGA
- a CDS encoding trimeric intracellular cation channel family protein has translation MDALAAAFVWFDYAAVAVFGATGALAAAQRKHDIVTFAFFAAVTGVGGGTMRDLLIEAPVFWVQRPSYIMVCIAAAAAVWIFGTGPGRMRVLLWLDALGMAAYSVVGAAKALALGVPPFSAVLMGVMTACFGGIVRDVLAHEPSVLLRREIYVTCALAGASLFVVLYVLGVRGLWPGAAGFAAAFAVRAGAIRWGWTLPAFPGRGKAE, from the coding sequence ATGGACGCCCTCGCCGCCGCCTTCGTCTGGTTCGACTACGCCGCCGTCGCCGTGTTCGGCGCCACCGGGGCGCTGGCGGCGGCCCAACGCAAGCATGACATCGTCACCTTCGCCTTCTTCGCCGCGGTGACCGGCGTCGGCGGCGGGACCATGCGCGACCTCTTGATCGAGGCGCCGGTCTTCTGGGTGCAGCGGCCGAGCTACATCATGGTCTGCATCGCCGCGGCGGCGGCGGTGTGGATCTTCGGGACGGGCCCCGGGCGGATGCGGGTGCTGCTGTGGCTCGATGCGCTTGGCATGGCCGCCTACAGCGTGGTCGGTGCGGCCAAGGCCCTGGCGCTCGGCGTGCCGCCGTTCTCCGCCGTGCTGATGGGCGTGATGACCGCCTGCTTCGGCGGCATCGTCCGCGACGTGCTGGCCCACGAACCCTCGGTGCTGCTGCGGCGGGAGATCTATGTGACCTGCGCCCTGGCCGGGGCGAGCCTGTTCGTCGTGCTCTACGTGCTGGGGGTCCGCGGCCTCTGGCCGGGCGCCGCGGGCTTCGCCGCCGCCTTCGCCGTGCGCGCCGGGGCCATCCGTTGGGGCTGGACCCTGCCGGCCTTTCCCGGACGGGGCAAGGCGGAGTAG
- the mtaB gene encoding tRNA (N(6)-L-threonylcarbamoyladenosine(37)-C(2))-methylthiotransferase MtaB, which yields MTDNFELTPHVAPADATGVDIVTFGCRLNAYESEVIRARAAEDGLSNAIVFNTCAVTGEAVRQARQAIRKARRENPAAKLIVTGCAAQIDPAAFAAMAEVDLVLGNAEKSQAGAYADRVPEGKVRVNDIMSVRETAGHLIDGLKDRARAYVEVQNGCDHRCTFCIIPYGRGNSRSAPAGEVVEQARKLAAQGYQEVVLTGVDVTSWGADLPGQPTLGQLVARILKLVPDLPRLRLSSIDAAEIDPDLMRVLAEDRRLMPYLHLSLQAGDDMILKRMKRRHSRADALKLVAGVRAVRPDVAFGADLIAGFPTETDEMFENTLALVEAAELSFLHVFPFSPRPGTPAARMPQLQRPVIKARAARLRAAGEAALVRHLDRQVGRTLMGLVEREGVARAEDFTEIAFTGAAAIGGVAPMRVTGHDGTRAIAAVL from the coding sequence ATCACCGATAACTTCGAGCTGACGCCGCACGTGGCGCCGGCCGATGCGACCGGCGTCGACATCGTCACCTTCGGCTGCCGGCTGAACGCCTATGAAAGCGAGGTCATCCGCGCCCGCGCCGCTGAGGACGGGCTTTCGAACGCCATCGTCTTCAACACCTGCGCGGTGACGGGTGAGGCCGTGCGCCAGGCGCGCCAGGCGATCCGCAAGGCGCGGCGCGAGAACCCCGCCGCCAAGCTGATCGTCACCGGCTGCGCGGCGCAGATCGATCCGGCCGCCTTCGCCGCCATGGCCGAGGTCGACCTGGTGCTCGGCAACGCCGAGAAGTCCCAGGCCGGCGCCTATGCCGACCGGGTCCCCGAGGGCAAGGTCCGCGTCAACGACATCATGAGCGTGCGCGAGACCGCCGGTCATCTGATCGACGGGCTGAAGGACCGCGCCCGGGCCTATGTCGAGGTCCAGAACGGCTGCGACCACCGCTGCACCTTCTGCATCATCCCGTATGGCCGCGGAAACTCGCGCTCGGCCCCGGCCGGCGAGGTGGTCGAGCAGGCCCGCAAGCTGGCCGCCCAGGGCTATCAGGAAGTGGTGCTGACCGGGGTCGACGTGACCAGCTGGGGCGCTGACCTGCCCGGCCAGCCGACGCTCGGCCAGCTGGTCGCCCGGATCCTGAAGCTGGTCCCCGATCTGCCGCGGCTGCGGCTGTCGTCGATCGACGCGGCCGAGATCGACCCGGACCTGATGCGGGTGCTGGCCGAGGACCGCCGGTTGATGCCCTATCTGCACCTGTCGCTCCAGGCCGGCGACGACATGATCCTCAAGCGCATGAAGCGTCGTCACAGCCGGGCCGACGCCCTGAAGCTGGTGGCCGGCGTGCGCGCGGTGCGCCCCGACGTCGCCTTCGGCGCCGACCTGATCGCCGGCTTCCCGACCGAAACCGACGAGATGTTCGAGAACACCCTGGCGCTGGTCGAGGCGGCCGAGCTGTCGTTCCTGCACGTCTTCCCGTTCAGCCCGCGTCCTGGCACGCCCGCCGCGCGGATGCCGCAGCTGCAGCGGCCGGTGATCAAGGCGCGTGCGGCCCGGCTGCGCGCGGCCGGCGAGGCGGCGCTGGTCCGGCATCTGGACCGCCAGGTCGGCCGGACCCTGATGGGCCTGGTCGAGCGCGAGGGCGTGGCGCGGGCCGAGGACTTCACCGAGATCGCCTTCACCGGCGCGGCCGCGATCGGCGGCGTCGCGCCGATGCGGGTCACCGGTCATGACGGGACGCGGGCGATCGCCGCCGTTCTCTGA